The Pochonia chlamydosporia 170 chromosome Unknown PCv3seq00017, whole genome shotgun sequence genome includes a window with the following:
- a CDS encoding glycoside hydrolase family 20 (similar to Nectria haematococca mpVI 77-13-4 XP_003054100.1), which translates to MAWKGLIAMAVLALQPVYALWPIPQEVSTGSDVLFINKNIKVTYNGALVNWKSGNTQSKRNFRAKNLAIRSNDTTPMTSSQIVQNGVSRAMKTIFDQGFVPWMLNEPGSDYEPSIYGGKATVTSLSITQTSNSNNSTPIIGSIDETYFLSLSVSGDATIKANSSTGVLHGLETFTQLFYKHSSGSNWYTNHAPVSIQDAPKFPYRGLLLDTGRHFYPVEDIKRTIDGIAMNKMNILHWHVTETQSWPLEIPALPKLAEAGRYAPGLTYSPDDVASVLKYGMARGVQVILEIDMPGHQMAGKAYPDVGVAYQAKPWSTYCAEPPCGALRLNSTATKQFVNMLFDDLLPRLKPYAAYFHTGGDEYKAANSLLDPALKTDDVAVLQPLLQAFLDHAHGAVRKHDFVPIVWEEMVGQWNATVGNDTIVQTWFGDTLKQYAEAGHRVIDSNAKVYYLDCGRGAWIDGAVAPYSDWCPPAKPWQLIYTHNPVDGLSSDAAKNVIGGEVAIWSENIDSAALDTLAWPRSSAAAESWWSGVTDSRGNARNLSSARPRLSEMRARMMARGVKGAAVTTGYCEQMPYGACV; encoded by the exons ATGGCGTGGAAGGGACTCATCGCCATGGCGGTTCTCGCACTCCAGCCGGTCTATGCTCTGTGGCCAATTCCGCAGGAAGTCTCGACGGGCAGTGATGTCCTCTTTATTAACAAGAACATCAAAGTGACGTACAACGGAGCGTTAGTAAATTGGAAATCAGGCAACACTCAGAGTAAGAGAAACTTCAGAGCTAAGAACCTGGCGATACGGTCCAATGACACTACGCCTATGACAAGTTCACAGATTGTTCAAAACGGTGTCTCCCGCGCAATGAAAACCATCTTCGACCAAGGTTTCGTGCCATGGATGCTCAATGAGCCCGGCTCAGATTACGAGCCTTCCATCTACGGAGGGAAAGCCACAGTCACATCGCTCAGCATCACCCAGACGAGCAATAGCAACAACTCAACGCCCATAATAGGGTCCATCGACGAGACCTACTTTCTCAGCCTTAGCGTATCCGGCGACGCAACTATTAAGGCCAACTCCTCGACGGGAGTCCTTCACGGTTTAGAGACATTCACACAACTCTTCTACAAGCATAGCTCTGGCTCCAATTGGTACACGAACCACGCGCCAGTCTCAATCCAGGACGCTCCAAAATTCCCGTATCGTGGGCTCCTCCTCGACACCGGACGCCACTTCTATCCTGTCGAAGACATTAAGCGCACCATCGACGGGATAgccatgaacaagatgaatATCCTTCACTGGCACGTCACAGAAACGCAATCATGGCCACTGGAAATCCCCGCGCTGCCCAAGCTTGCCGAGGCAGGCCGCTACGCGCCAGGTTTAACATATTCACCCGACGACGTCGCCTCAGTTCTCAAATACGGCATGGCCAGAGGAGTTCAAGTTATTCTCGAAATCGACATGCCAGGCCACCAGATGGCTGGCAAGGCCTACCCTGATGTTGGTGTAGCCTACCAAGCCAAGCCTTGGAGCACTTACTGCGCAGAGCCGCCCTGCGGTGCCCTTCGTCTCAACAGTACCGCTACCAAGCAGTTTGTCAACATGCTCTTCGACGATTTGTTGCCGCGGCTGAAGCCCTACGCGGCATACTTCCACACCGGCGGCGATGAATACAAGGCAGCTAACTCACTGCTTGACCCGGCCCTAAAGACAGACGATGTAGCCGTTCTGCAACCATTGCTACAGGCATTCTTAGATCACGCGCACGGCGCCGTTCGGAAACATGACTTTGTCCCAATTGTGTGGGAGGAGATGGTTGGCCAGTGGAACGCAACTGTTGGGAACGATACCATTGTGCAGACTTGGTTCGGCGATACGTTGAAGCAGTATGCCGAGGCAGGCCACAGGGTCATTGATTCGAACGCCAAAGTTTAT TACCTTGATTGCGGCCGCGGCGCCTGGATCGATGGCGCGGTTGCGCCTTACAGCGACTGGTGTCCGCCCGCAAAGCCCTGGCAGCTCATCTACACGCATAACCCGGTTGATGGACTGTCCAGCGATGCGGCGAAGAACGTCATTGGCGGTGAGGTAGCTATATGGTCTGAGAATATTGATTCCGCCGCGCTAGATACCCTGgcttggccaaggagcagCGCTGCTGCCGAAAGCTGGTGGTCTGGCGTCACGGATAGCCGTGGTAATGCTCGCAATCTGTCCTCCGCACGGCCAAGGCTCTCGGAAATGAGAGCTCGTATGATGGCGAGAGGGGTGAAGGGGGCGGCTGTTACTACCGGATATTGTGAGCAGATGCCGTATGGGGCTTGTGTGTGA
- a CDS encoding alpha-N-acetylglucosaminidase (similar to Neosartorya fischeri NRRL 181 XP_001260436.1), producing the protein MSLVRRFLLCGALLFSSCLSEQPPSLDGIHNFANRLFDGQADSFFFELTGDHKLWSRWNQPVNDNYTVFEDGSGKIRVQGTTVNALARGLRHYANDILQLDEFWFLDRPQVPKPLPRPKLTLTGASVVPWRYNLNTVTFSYTFAWYTWDEWEKLLDWAAWRGINLQLAWVGYEKIFLDSFRDLGMTTDEILAFFSGPAFQAWNRFGNIKGSWGGMGNLTVSWIESQFSMQKKIIARMVELGITPVLPAFPGFVPDAITRIRPNASVTRAPNWLRVDGYSQDYFLDPLDSIYAELQHLFVSKQIKAFGNITSFYTLDQFNEMTPGSSNTDYIRNVSRATYRGLTAANPSAVWLMQGWLFYSSSGFWTQQTIDAYLDGIGEKSNALILDLYSENYPQWQRTKSFSGRPWIWCQLHNFGGNMNLFGQISKITKGPISALAESDTLVGFGLTPEGYEGNEVVYDILLDQAWSASPIDTKDYFRKWTTLRYGAIKALPKSLFKAWDILRQYIYDSTNPDIPSTGVGVYQLQPNLRGLVNRTGHWPAPTALHYDPDMLKKVLGLMLQAVADKRSLGNAAAFQLDLVDVTRQVMTNAFDDMYLDLISTYNRSVVSNNTAGSSRGPALIAKKGKRLLDFLDALDFVLSTQEHFTFDKWLYSARDLAQSPQEVDLNTFNARSQVTVWNWDAPFLNDYSARAWSGLIKSYYYQRWAIFIKGLEDALRNGVLDEKALNQKIRMFERDWQYMGSTDSRQAKSTALSSLQQVIKQWPDVFKMIV; encoded by the exons ATGTCTCTAGTCCGTAGATTTCTCCTCTGTGGAGCACTGTTGTTTTCTTCGTGCCTTTCAGAGCAACCTCCGTCTCTCGATGGTATTCACAACTTTGCTAATCGACTTTTCGATGGACAAGCCgactccttcttctttgagcTCACGGGAGACCACAAATTGTGGTCTCGCTGGAATCAACCCGTGAATGATAATTATACTGTTTTTGAGGATGGCAGCGGGAAGATTCGGGTGCAAGGTACTACGGTAAACGCCTTAGCACGTGG CCTTCGACATTATGCCAACGACATCCTTCAACTCGACGAGTTTTGGTTCTTGGATAGGCCCCAAGTACCCAAACCACTGCCTCGGCCAAAGCTTACATTGACTGGAGCTAGCGTTGTCCCATGGAGATATAATCTTAACACTG TTACATTTTCATACACATTTGCTTGGTATACATGGGACGAGTGGGAGAAACTCCTTGACTGGGCGGCATGGCGCGGCATTAATTTGCAGCTCGCATGGGTTGGCTATGAGAAAATATTCCTAGATAGCTTCCGCGATCTAGGAATGACTACCGATGAGATTCTAGCCTTTTTTAGCGGTCCAGCTTTCCAGGCGTGGAACAGGTTTGGAAACATTAAAGGATCATGGGGTGGGATGGGCAATCTCACTGTCTCTTGGATTGAGTCACAGTTTTCCATGCAGAAAAAGATAATTGCTCGCATGGTTGAGTTGGGAATTACTCCGGTCCTGCCGGCCTTCCCTGGATTCGTTCCGGATGCCATAACTCGCATACGTCCCAACGCATCCGTCACACGAGCACCCAACTGGCTGCGGGTGGATGGCTACAGCCAAGACTATTTTCTAGATCCCCTCGATTCGATATACGCAGAGCTGCAGCACTTGTTTGTGTCGAAACAGATTAAAGCATTTGGAAATATTACTAGTTTTTACACGCTAGACCAGTTCAACGAAATGACGCCCGGATCTAGTAACACCGATTACATCCGCAACGTGTCTAGGGCGACGTACCGTGGACTTACAGCAGCAAACCCTTCCGCTGTTTGGCTGATGCAAGGCTGGTTGTTCTATAGCAGCTCAGGGTTCTGGACACAACAGACTATTGATGCATACTTGGATGGCATCGGGGAGAAGTCCAATGCATTAATCTTGGATCTCTATTCTGAGAACTATCCCCAGTGGCAGCGCACTAAGAGCTTCTCTGGCAGGCCTTGGATCTGGTGCCAGCTGCACAACTTTGGCGGAAATATGAACCTTTTTGGCCAGATATCCAAGATCACCAAGGGACCAATCTCAGCGTTGGCGGAATCTGATACATTGGTTGGTTTTGGACTAACGCCAGAAGGATATGAAGGTAATGAGGTTGTATACGATATCCTCCTCGATCAGGCGTGGTCTGCATCTCCCATTGACACGAAGGATTATTTTCGCAAGTGGACAACACTGCGATATGGCGCTATAAAAGCACTGCCAAAATCTCTCTTTAAGGCTTGGGATATTTTGAGACAATACATCTATGATTCCACTAACCCGGACATACCGTCgactggtgttggtgtttaCCAGCTGCAACCCAACCTGCGTGGACTCGTGAACCGGACTGGCCACTGGCCCGCCCCAACAGCGCTACACTACGACCCGGACATGCTCAAGAAGGTATTGGGCTTAATGCTGCAGGCCGTGGCCGATAAACGGTCATTGGGAAACGCCGCAGCTTTCCAACTCGACCTGGTTGACGTGACCAGACAAGTGATGACGAATGCGTTCGACGACATGTACTTGGACCTCATCAGCACATACAATAGGAGTGTGGTGAGCAATAACACAGCGGGCTCTTCGCGAGGGCCGGCATTAATTgccaaaaagggcaaaagaCTCCTCGATTTTCTTGATGCTCTAGACTTTGTTCTCTCAACGCAGGAACACTTTACATTTGACAAGTGGCTCTATAGCGCCAGGGACTTAGCCCAAAGCCCCCAAGAGGTAGACCTCAACACATTTAATGCTCGCAGCCAGGTAACTGTATGGAACTGGGACGCGCCGTTTTTGAATGATTATTCTGCCAGGGCCTGGAGTGGCCTGATTAAATCCTACTACTATCAGCGGTGGGCGATTTTTATCAAGGGTCTTGAAGATGCTCTGAGGAATGGTGTATTGGATGAAAAAGCATTAAATCAGAAGATTCGTATGTTTGAGAGGGACTGGCAGTACATGGGCTCGACGGACTCTAGGCAAGCAAAGTCCACCGCCTTAAGTTCATTGCAGCAAGTAATAAAGCAGTGGCCGGATGTATTTAAAATGATCGTCTGA